A genomic region of Sarcophilus harrisii chromosome 6, mSarHar1.11, whole genome shotgun sequence contains the following coding sequences:
- the GC gene encoding vitamin D-binding protein: MNSSNLRIMKVLVLLLSVTFIQADYRGRDYEKSKVCKEFANLGKDDFRSLSFVLYSRKFPSGTFEQVKALVNEVVSLTETCCDVNADPNCYDTRTSELSAKSCEKDAPYPKHPETDKCCTFEGLERKLCMAALTHPPQEFPTYVEPTNNEICDSFRMDPRGFADEFLYEYSSNYGQAPLPLLVSYTRNYLSMVGTCCTSANPTACFLAERLQNKHLSLLTTMSNRVCSQFAVYGMKKTRFSYIVKYAQKVPTAALEDVVELAEDMTNVLSDCCNSILEDCMANELADHTVKVCEKLSTKDKRFEHCCGESSPMDIFLCIYSMPAAQALKLSEFIKPSHEEICSTENNKALDRYMYEQSRRKPNIPEVFVTKLHGLMFKVMSDCCKSVEPEACLRSQRPLARNEMALFFTKAEELCGDFSQHTFTEYKKRLTEHFKTKFPETNSKIIKEMVENRTDFASKCCLMNSPPLYCNTQIDTEIKNFCGHDSCLLSLELI; encoded by the exons GGCGTGATTATGAAAAATCTAAAGTTTGCAAGGAATTCGCCAATCTGGGGAAAGATGACTTCCGATCTTT ATCATTTGTTCTGTACAGCAGAAAATTTCCCAGCGGCACATTTGAACAGGTCAAAGCCTTAGTGAATGAAGTTGTCTCCTTGACAGAGACTTGTTGTGATGTAAATGCTGACCCTAACTGTTATGATACAAGG ACTTCAGAATTGTCTGCCAAGTCCTGTGAAAAGGATGCTCCATACCCCAAACACCCAGAAACTGACAAGTGCTGCACCTTCGAAGGTCTTGAACGAAAACTCTGTATGGCAGCTCTGACACATCCACCCCAAGAGTTTCCAACCTACGTGGAGCCAACAAACAACGAAATATGTGATTCCTTCAGGATGGACCCCAGAGGCTTTGCTGATGA GTTTTTATATGAATATTCAAGTAACTATGGACAAGCTCCACTCCCATTATTAGTAAGTTACACAAGAAATTATCTGTCCATGGTTGGGACCTGTTGTACATCAGCCAACCCCACTGCCTGCTTCCTTGCAGAG AGGCTTCAGAATAAACATCTATCACTACTCACTACAATGTCAAATAGAGTCTGTTCACAATTTGCTGTCTATGGGATGAAGAAAACAAGATTCAG CTACATTGTTAAATATGCCCAGAAAGTACCAACAGCTGCTTTAGAAGATGTAGTCGAACTGGCTGAAGATATGACCAATGTTCTCTCTGATTGCTGTAACTCCATCCTTGAGGACTGTATGGCCAATGAG TTAGCAGACCATACTGTGAAGGTTTGTGAGAAACTTTCCACCAAAGACAAGAGATTCGAACATTGCTGTGGAGAAAGCAGCCCTATGGACATTTTCCTGTGCATTTATTCTATGCCAGCTGCTCAAGCTCTCAAACTTTCAGAATTTATCAAACCCAGCCATGAAGAGATATGCAGCACAGAAAATAACAAAGCACTGGATAG ATACATGTATGAACAAAGCAGGAGGAAACCCAATATTCCAGAAGTGTTCGTCACAAAACTACATGGCTTAATGTTCAAAGTTATGAGTGACTGTTGCAAATCTGTGGAACCAGAGGCTTGTCTGCGTTCCCAG AGACCATTAGCAAGAAATGAAATGGCTTTATTCTTCACCAAGGCAGAAGAATTATGTGGTGATTTCTCTCAACATACTTTTACTGAGTACAAGAAAAG GTTGACAGAGCACTTTAAGACCAAGTTTCCTGAaactaattctaaaattattaaggaaatggTTGAAAATCGGACTGACTTTGCCTCTAAATGCTGTCTGATGAATTCACCTCCCTTATACTGTAATACTCAG